From one Fulvitalea axinellae genomic stretch:
- a CDS encoding PKD-like domain-containing protein: MRRHFLFAICVIAMMLIVESCKEYDDEITLPTLIHIGLESEEVVIKLQDTITIAPKFKSESGYKIEWTENEKIIGTSDSLVYIAKTVGRHKVNFRLENDGGHISQNYTIDVKLPAPKITDIGVEKAEFNLKLGTSKVIKPLFTPSTDYKCSWLLGEKIVSEEDSLTFQADKIGHYEIKFSVTNSSGSASQRYEIDVKEDIIKPRLLESGMVNNQVEILVGKTLSVIPKFESKYDYEICWKLDDKEISTKDALSYVIPSSLSEGVHKLSFTLIDRAGKITQDYSINVIHLPVITGLEDTYNIALGDDNSQLLEATVDDKGLNCIYEWQRDGNVIGTGKAISFHSQTEQEYTVKFIVKTDYGNVEKEIKLIFKQPVKPSFSFGDEKIPEHELMDPKGYGTDLPFRFAIDIDNEDELDDVNIEWFVDGVQNSEFKDKFINVIFNTPGEHKVKVRVTNRGQYREMTRTMDVLEINSYSEKAGLILYRGKDSSSLTWIKEDRKKKRFYRRSNITHNPQNGGLPAGAFSLTEHGNKLYVVSSQEITVLNKPDLSIDKRITSPDGTYALKHFLTFDGVTGFVKSKNGIHVVDISGSSIERNAISGTECRETINDIQYNNVKMIKSGGKIFATKNDIIMIIDPIKKAVISEGKIYWGSHGRYISGITRENDDSIWLAFTKGDADGNYATLINVNSALEEISSVSIDRQYTLCGDERKMNFVSCNLLYANGSLVFRGSEKTALKWVIGEKTGGIAAHKTLKDFSSSPWNMTSSAMPAVHPETGEIYLPHLSRYISTFSDQGDFEWYADKSSDNKAAGIYFIGF; the protein is encoded by the coding sequence ATGAGGAGGCATTTCTTGTTTGCAATCTGCGTTATCGCAATGATGTTAATTGTGGAGTCATGTAAGGAGTACGATGATGAGATTACTCTACCGACGTTAATTCACATTGGCCTAGAAAGCGAAGAAGTTGTTATTAAGTTACAAGATACAATTACCATCGCTCCAAAGTTTAAATCGGAATCTGGATATAAGATCGAATGGACCGAAAACGAAAAAATAATCGGAACCTCTGATTCTCTAGTCTATATAGCTAAAACAGTTGGACGCCATAAGGTTAATTTTAGACTAGAAAATGATGGGGGGCATATTTCTCAAAACTATACCATTGATGTAAAACTACCTGCGCCTAAGATAACTGATATAGGTGTGGAAAAGGCTGAATTCAATCTTAAATTAGGAACGTCGAAAGTTATAAAGCCATTATTTACTCCAAGTACAGATTATAAGTGTAGTTGGTTGCTTGGAGAAAAAATCGTTTCAGAGGAAGACTCACTTACTTTTCAGGCTGATAAAATTGGACATTATGAGATCAAATTTTCAGTGACTAACAGCTCAGGTAGCGCAAGCCAGCGATATGAAATAGATGTTAAAGAAGATATTATTAAGCCTAGGCTATTAGAATCTGGAATGGTTAATAATCAGGTGGAAATACTCGTAGGTAAAACTTTGTCAGTCATCCCTAAGTTTGAATCCAAATATGATTATGAAATATGCTGGAAATTAGATGATAAAGAAATCTCGACCAAGGACGCCTTAAGTTATGTTATTCCTAGCTCTCTTAGTGAAGGGGTACATAAACTGAGTTTCACTTTAATTGATAGAGCAGGTAAAATAACTCAGGATTATAGCATAAATGTTATTCATTTGCCCGTCATTACAGGCCTTGAAGATACATATAACATTGCTTTGGGGGATGATAATTCTCAGCTCCTAGAAGCAACGGTTGATGATAAAGGGCTAAACTGTATTTATGAATGGCAACGAGATGGTAATGTGATAGGTACAGGTAAAGCTATTAGTTTTCATAGCCAAACTGAACAGGAGTACACTGTAAAATTCATAGTCAAGACTGATTATGGAAATGTTGAAAAAGAGATTAAGTTAATATTTAAACAACCAGTAAAGCCTAGCTTTTCTTTCGGTGATGAAAAGATCCCAGAACATGAACTTATGGATCCAAAGGGGTATGGTACTGATTTGCCATTTCGCTTTGCTATTGATATCGATAATGAAGATGAGCTAGATGATGTTAATATAGAGTGGTTTGTTGATGGCGTGCAAAACTCGGAGTTTAAGGACAAGTTTATAAACGTGATATTTAATACTCCTGGAGAGCATAAAGTAAAAGTAAGGGTGACTAATCGGGGGCAATATCGTGAAATGACAAGAACTATGGATGTTCTCGAGATAAATAGTTATAGCGAAAAAGCAGGCCTTATATTATACCGAGGAAAAGATTCCTCTAGCTTGACCTGGATTAAAGAAGACCGGAAAAAGAAAAGGTTTTACAGGAGATCAAATATAACTCATAACCCACAAAATGGAGGTTTACCAGCTGGGGCGTTTTCTTTGACTGAGCATGGAAATAAGTTATACGTTGTATCAAGTCAAGAGATTACGGTACTTAATAAACCCGATTTGAGTATAGACAAAAGAATAACGTCCCCTGACGGCACTTATGCCTTAAAACATTTTTTGACATTTGATGGAGTAACAGGTTTTGTTAAGAGTAAGAATGGAATCCATGTAGTGGACATTTCTGGTAGTAGCATTGAAAGAAATGCGATATCGGGAACAGAATGTAGAGAGACCATAAATGACATCCAATACAACAATGTTAAGATGATAAAATCTGGCGGGAAAATTTTTGCCACAAAAAATGATATCATCATGATCATAGATCCTATTAAGAAGGCTGTTATCAGCGAAGGAAAAATATACTGGGGATCCCATGGCAGATACATATCAGGGATTACGAGAGAAAATGATGACAGTATATGGTTGGCATTTACAAAGGGTGATGCGGACGGAAATTATGCGACTCTTATTAATGTGAATTCTGCCCTAGAGGAGATAAGCTCCGTGTCTATTGACAGACAGTATACTCTTTGTGGTGATGAAAGAAAAATGAACTTTGTTAGTTGTAATCTATTATATGCTAATGGTTCACTAGTCTTCCGAGGAAGTGAGAAAACAGCACTGAAATGGGTGATTGGGGAAAAGACAGGTGGTATTGCTGCCCATAAAACGCTAAAGGACTTCAGCTCTAGCCCTTGGAATATGACAAGTTCTGCGATGCCTGCTGTACACCCCGAAACAGGCGAGATTTATCTCCCTCATTTAAGTAGGTATATTTCTACTTTCAGCGATCAAGGCGATTTTGAATGGTATGCAGACAAATCTTCGGACAATAAAGCTGCTGGTATTTACTTTATTGGATTTTAG
- a CDS encoding DUF7079 family protein, with protein MKKETIEERKPVWIALSEFYLVDIELQDSDFLRIAFSIIKSPYTLDRVKKINKYELFPVLRSNLYSVTGEWLEFDQKWLIDSIIASLTKRNVIRQIGIESLFPIFNRIQKNYWERLEGAYYELKQGE; from the coding sequence ATGAAAAAAGAAACAATAGAAGAACGAAAACCTGTTTGGATTGCCCTTTCTGAATTTTACTTAGTTGATATTGAGCTCCAAGATTCAGATTTTTTGCGTATTGCCTTTTCAATAATAAAAAGCCCATATACTTTGGATAGAGTAAAGAAAATCAACAAATATGAGTTGTTTCCTGTGTTACGATCAAACTTGTATTCTGTAACAGGAGAGTGGTTAGAGTTTGATCAAAAATGGTTAATAGACAGTATTATAGCCTCTCTGACTAAGAGAAATGTGATTAGACAGATTGGAATTGAGAGTTTATTCCCAATTTTTAATCGTATACAAAAAAACTATTGGGAAAGACTTGAAGGCGCCTATTACGAATTAAAACAGGGGGAATAA
- a CDS encoding transposase, with amino-acid sequence MKTRTTRRKFSAKFKAEVAIEALKERETTQELCRRYDLHATQISQWKNEFLQRSSSVFEGGKDRKEHEKTEKATDQLYSKIGKLEMENDFLKKSLKKLGRL; translated from the coding sequence ATGAAAACGAGAACGACACGCAGAAAATTCAGCGCCAAATTCAAGGCGGAAGTAGCGATCGAAGCACTGAAGGAAAGAGAAACCACCCAAGAACTCTGCAGACGGTACGATCTTCACGCCACCCAGATTTCACAATGGAAAAATGAGTTTCTGCAGCGCTCGTCCAGCGTTTTTGAGGGTGGCAAAGATAGAAAAGAACACGAGAAAACGGAGAAGGCGACAGACCAACTGTACAGTAAAATAGGAAAGCTTGAGATGGAAAACGACTTCCTAAAAAAAAGCTTAAAGAAGTTGGGGCGTCTATAG
- a CDS encoding IS3 family transposase: MRLLVDPGDKLSIRRQCDCLELYRSSYYYSPKGENAENLELMRLMDRHMIDEPTAGVLRMRSALRDQGFNPSYERVRRLMRKANLYPIYPKKNLSKPGEAKYVYPYLLKEKKVVRKNQVWSIDITYIAMASGFMYMTAIIDVYSRYIVGWGLSNTLEAAASLKVVREAVEIHGKPEILNSDQGSQFTCGEYVNYLKKEGINISMDAKGRALDNIYIERFWRTLKRDHIYLNPADNGLKLYLGIEKWLRRYHNRDHQGIENLKPENVFSGASKAKATAYAHANIDKSKKKQNVKGLINIHTGSTIATTV, from the coding sequence TTGCGTCTCCTTGTCGACCCCGGGGATAAGCTGAGCATTCGCCGTCAGTGCGACTGTCTGGAGCTTTACCGTTCGTCATACTACTACAGCCCAAAGGGGGAAAACGCGGAAAACTTGGAGTTGATGCGCCTTATGGACCGGCACATGATCGACGAACCCACGGCGGGAGTTTTGCGCATGAGATCAGCCTTGCGTGACCAAGGATTCAACCCTTCCTATGAAAGGGTTAGGCGCTTGATGCGCAAAGCGAATCTCTACCCTATTTACCCGAAAAAGAATCTGAGCAAGCCCGGAGAGGCAAAATACGTTTACCCGTATCTGCTTAAGGAAAAGAAAGTTGTCAGGAAAAACCAGGTCTGGTCGATAGACATCACTTATATAGCCATGGCTAGCGGTTTCATGTATATGACGGCGATTATCGACGTCTACAGCAGGTACATAGTGGGTTGGGGTTTGAGCAATACGCTTGAGGCCGCGGCGTCTTTAAAAGTGGTGCGTGAGGCCGTTGAGATTCACGGTAAACCGGAAATACTCAACAGTGACCAAGGTTCCCAGTTCACTTGCGGGGAATACGTGAACTATCTCAAGAAAGAGGGAATAAACATCAGTATGGACGCCAAAGGCCGAGCCTTGGACAACATTTACATCGAACGCTTTTGGAGAACGCTAAAAAGGGACCATATTTACCTGAATCCGGCCGACAACGGTTTAAAGTTGTATTTGGGGATAGAGAAATGGTTGCGACGCTACCACAACAGGGATCACCAAGGAATCGAGAACCTGAAGCCGGAAAATGTTTTTAGCGGAGCGTCAAAAGCGAAAGCCACCGCGTATGCCCATGCAAATATTGATAAGTCCAAGAAAAAACAGAATGTGAAAGGACTTATCAACATTCACACGGGCTCGACGATAGCGACAACCGTTTAA
- a CDS encoding M48 family metallopeptidase, translating into MRLIFLFVLLWISSEAFSQTATHYSFGDKAKERQIEKMWEDALNKGIGRMSGKFKRQKQKIYISQLERFNENLKDSVFIFNADLHTYVSNVCEKIFHNNPGLKPANFDIYFNTSIFPNATAYGNGCIVINLGLFELLESEDELAFVLCHELAHESLRHTEKGIDNRIKTLNSEELKEKIANAKMAEESLRNTRLNLLQDLAFNFSKRSREVELEADAKGKEYFSKTKYSESACVTALEKLGALEELVLNRREDWEGLFNRNGYTFSFSLLQKDESLFDSDEVIDDFNWKVDSLRTHPHIKERVEKLGKVNKEWSSPISDLYARKKRLAYQLALSASMDKKEYDFAFYLASIKLQQDEDAKVYYQALDDVFQKIEFHKRSRTLGLHIPQPNHLRNEVHIDEVRRLLYNVGLTELQRLRRVVSNQEEHTN; encoded by the coding sequence ATGAGACTGATCTTTTTATTTGTTTTGTTATGGATCTCTTCTGAGGCATTCTCCCAAACCGCAACTCACTATTCTTTTGGCGATAAAGCTAAAGAGCGACAAATTGAAAAAATGTGGGAAGACGCATTGAACAAGGGAATAGGTCGAATGTCTGGTAAGTTTAAAAGACAAAAACAAAAAATATACATATCTCAATTAGAACGGTTTAATGAGAATCTAAAAGACAGTGTTTTTATTTTCAATGCCGACTTGCATACATACGTAAGCAATGTTTGTGAGAAAATATTTCACAATAACCCGGGGCTGAAACCAGCAAACTTCGATATATATTTCAACACCAGTATCTTTCCAAATGCTACGGCTTATGGTAACGGGTGTATCGTGATTAATCTTGGGCTTTTTGAGTTGCTGGAGAGTGAAGATGAGCTTGCTTTTGTGCTGTGTCATGAGTTAGCTCATGAATCATTACGGCATACCGAGAAAGGGATTGACAATAGAATTAAAACACTGAATTCCGAAGAGTTAAAAGAGAAGATCGCAAATGCGAAGATGGCAGAAGAAAGCTTACGGAACACTAGATTAAATTTACTGCAAGATTTAGCGTTTAATTTTTCAAAACGTTCCAGAGAAGTGGAATTGGAAGCGGACGCTAAAGGAAAAGAGTATTTTTCGAAAACAAAATACAGTGAATCCGCATGCGTTACCGCATTGGAAAAATTAGGAGCCTTGGAAGAACTGGTGCTCAATAGACGGGAGGATTGGGAGGGTTTATTTAACCGTAATGGATACACTTTTAGTTTCTCACTCTTACAGAAAGACGAATCGCTTTTTGATTCGGATGAGGTGATTGATGATTTTAATTGGAAAGTGGATTCTCTAAGAACTCATCCACATATCAAGGAAAGGGTCGAGAAATTAGGTAAGGTGAATAAAGAGTGGTCCTCTCCAATTTCAGACTTATATGCCCGAAAAAAACGTTTGGCTTACCAATTGGCCTTGTCCGCAAGCATGGACAAAAAAGAATATGATTTCGCTTTTTACCTGGCTTCAATAAAGCTTCAACAGGACGAGGATGCCAAAGTGTATTATCAGGCCCTTGACGATGTCTTTCAGAAAATCGAATTCCATAAACGCAGCCGAACTTTAGGCTTGCATATCCCGCAACCCAACCACTTGAGAAATGAAGTGCATATTGATGAGGTTCGCAGGCTACTTTATAATGTTGGTCTTACGGAATTACAACGTTTGCGAAGGGTAGTGTCAAACCAAGAAGAACATACTAACTAG
- a CDS encoding DUF6770 family protein, giving the protein MFRLKNFCATLFALFIVIQANAQTKVLSGLSETDLKFSGVMRDSNNDVDGYYYLSEVGKLKKGKREYLIRFLDKNLNEVASKTYIDHKGVTLLKGVFNKKQITLMIYDPKLQKMKLIGYDRKGKELSPMMFEFKKNDFVLYQKMAAKGAVMNLYPVDNEGVLVQYSRVY; this is encoded by the coding sequence ATGTTTAGGCTAAAAAACTTTTGTGCGACTTTATTCGCTCTATTTATTGTTATTCAGGCGAACGCACAGACAAAGGTACTCAGTGGACTTTCGGAGACGGATTTGAAGTTCTCTGGAGTGATGAGGGATAGTAATAATGACGTTGACGGTTATTACTATCTCTCGGAAGTTGGGAAATTAAAGAAAGGAAAGAGGGAATACCTGATTCGATTTTTGGATAAGAACCTCAACGAAGTAGCGTCGAAAACTTATATAGACCATAAAGGTGTAACACTGTTAAAAGGGGTTTTTAATAAGAAGCAGATAACCTTAATGATCTACGATCCCAAGTTACAGAAGATGAAGCTTATCGGGTATGATCGAAAGGGTAAAGAATTGTCCCCGATGATGTTTGAGTTCAAGAAAAACGATTTCGTACTTTATCAAAAAATGGCAGCAAAAGGGGCTGTTATGAATCTTTACCCAGTAGACAACGAAGGTGTTTTGGTACAGTATAGTAGGGTTTACTGA
- a CDS encoding IS5 family transposase, with amino-acid sequence MIKTSSSQLSIEGFLDPEIGRLNPENRWVKLANSIPWAELGLVYESKMSTGKGSPCKPARLVIGALIVKHKLNVSDAEAIEQIKENPYLQYFVGLGSFTTEKAFDPSLFTTVRKRLGYGDFNRMSSLLQHEGIRIAEGDRDEGSKDGHSGDAEDDKRVVSCDATVAPQEIPYPTDLGLLATARVQSEKIIDLLWPVARDSGLSKKPRTYRDKAHREYVGATRKKRKGAEFWRVCARRQLNYLERNLRHIDSLIEANKGVIRLKSRFLKILMVLHEIARQQSLMLETGANRVDGRIVNVFQPHVRPIVRGKNGSDTEFGAKLSVSLHEGYSYLDKAQWDAYYEGDAEVIRGHIDSFGERNPEMKLGKFVGDKIYGNRNARQTMSGAGVEFVGSPLGRPPSSPEKIRERKENRALHQRHRSRAEGKFGEVKRGLGLDKIQARRADTSLSWIACIFFVANLKRFQSEIFFDLVFLSWKYGIWLQDGEKKQEKTVWQNILAG; translated from the coding sequence ATGATCAAGACAAGTTCCTCGCAATTGAGTATAGAAGGTTTTTTGGACCCGGAAATAGGGCGCCTTAACCCGGAAAACAGATGGGTGAAGTTGGCCAACTCCATCCCCTGGGCGGAATTGGGTTTGGTCTACGAATCGAAAATGTCGACGGGCAAGGGCAGTCCGTGCAAACCGGCCCGGCTGGTCATCGGCGCGCTGATCGTGAAGCATAAGCTGAACGTTTCGGACGCCGAGGCGATAGAACAAATCAAAGAAAATCCGTATCTCCAGTATTTCGTGGGACTCGGCTCGTTCACCACGGAAAAGGCCTTTGACCCTTCGCTGTTCACGACGGTCCGCAAGCGGCTCGGGTACGGGGATTTTAACAGGATGAGTTCGCTTTTGCAACACGAGGGGATCCGTATTGCGGAGGGCGATCGGGATGAAGGGTCCAAAGACGGGCATTCCGGGGACGCCGAAGATGACAAGCGGGTTGTCTCCTGCGACGCGACGGTGGCGCCGCAAGAGATTCCATACCCCACGGACCTTGGGCTGTTGGCTACGGCGAGGGTGCAGTCGGAGAAAATCATCGACCTCCTTTGGCCCGTCGCCAGGGATTCCGGTTTATCCAAAAAGCCCCGGACTTACCGGGATAAAGCCCATAGGGAATATGTCGGGGCGACGAGAAAAAAGAGGAAAGGAGCCGAATTCTGGCGCGTGTGCGCACGCCGACAGCTGAATTATCTGGAACGGAACCTACGGCATATCGACAGCCTCATAGAGGCCAACAAGGGCGTTATACGCCTAAAAAGCAGGTTTTTGAAGATTCTGATGGTGCTTCACGAAATCGCCAGGCAACAGTCGCTCATGCTGGAGACCGGTGCCAACAGGGTGGACGGCCGCATCGTGAACGTCTTCCAGCCCCATGTCCGGCCGATAGTCCGGGGCAAAAACGGAAGCGACACCGAGTTCGGCGCCAAATTGTCCGTAAGCCTTCACGAAGGCTATTCCTATCTGGACAAGGCGCAATGGGACGCTTACTACGAGGGTGACGCGGAAGTGATCCGCGGGCACATCGACAGTTTCGGGGAGAGAAACCCGGAAATGAAGCTCGGCAAATTCGTCGGGGACAAGATTTACGGAAACAGGAACGCCCGGCAGACCATGTCCGGCGCGGGTGTGGAATTCGTGGGCTCCCCGTTGGGAAGGCCTCCCTCAAGTCCCGAAAAAATCAGGGAACGCAAGGAAAACCGGGCGCTTCACCAACGGCACCGAAGCAGGGCGGAAGGAAAATTCGGGGAAGTGAAACGGGGACTCGGATTGGACAAAATACAGGCAAGGAGAGCGGACACTTCGCTTTCATGGATCGCCTGCATTTTCTTCGTGGCCAACTTGAAAAGATTTCAGAGCGAAATCTTTTTTGACCTTGTTTTCTTGAGCTGGAAATACGGGATATGGCTTCAAGACGGCGAAAAGAAACAGGAAAAGACTGTCTGGCAAAATATCCTAGCTGGGTAG